A single window of Bombus huntii isolate Logan2020A unplaced genomic scaffold, iyBomHunt1.1 ctg00000068.1, whole genome shotgun sequence DNA harbors:
- the LOC126876278 gene encoding uncharacterized protein LOC126876278 — protein MLSHRNLLLFIQTLSAPGSMDIRRGDRILVFLPLFHGYAFGMMNTAISCGAAVYIMGNFELETLLSSVEKYRITHIPLVPPVLVGLAKHPMVPNYDFSSVREIVSGAAPLPPDVSFSSKLPNVIRYNVIL, from the exons ATGTTGTCTCATCGAAATTTGTTACTTTTCATCCAAACTCTAag TGCCCCAGGATCAATGGATATTCGACGTGGAGACCGAATACTAGTTTTCTTGCCATTATTTCACGGTTATGCGTTCGGAATGATGAATACGGCAATAAGTTGCGGTGCAGCTGTGTACATAATGGGAAATTTCGAGTTAGAAACGTTACTCAGTTCCGTagaaaaatacagaattaCGCATATACCATTGGTCCCTCCAGTTTTAGTTGGTCTTGCGAAGCATCCAATGGTGCCAAATTACGATTTCAGCAGCGTGAGAGAGATCGTTTCCGGTGCGGCACCGCTTCCGCCGGATGTAAGTTTTTCGTCCAAACTAcccaacgtaatacgttataacgttattctataa
- the LOC126876266 gene encoding uncharacterized protein LOC126876266 has product MQEVEPQAPPCTVTATGAKANSKRLAVSIENPRIVSDIRISDNVTISVAPKTRGDEEGDPFKPSRKIQRSPTIGGRPDIEVAEESVVYRNWIEISSRQDGGDSTYRKSYHKVKDVNMGKVCVMVDTLIGAIRMSCKIKLIPPLHLSGMCWLEYRCWVLSPG; this is encoded by the exons ATGCAG GAGGTGGAACCCCAGGCACCCCCTTGTACAGTAACAGCGACTGGCGCAAAGGCGAATAGCAAGAGGTTGGCGGTTAGTATTGAAAACCCAAGGATAGTGTCGGACATCAGAATAAGTGACAACGTCACCATATCGGTTGCACCGAAGACTAGGGGAGACGAGGAAGGTGATCCCTTTAAGCCTAGTAGGAAAATTCAGAGGAGTCCCACGATTGGTGGTAGGCCCGATATTGAAGTAGCAGAAGAATCGGTGGTGTACCGAAACTGGATTGAAATTAGCTCAAGACAAGACGGAGGTGATTCTACTTACCGGAAATCGTATCACAAGGTCAAGGACGTCAATATGG GAAAGGTGTGTGTCATGGTTGATACCCTAATAGGAGCGATTAGgatgtcgtgtaaaattaag CTGATTCCTCCTCTTCATCTGAGTGGTATGTGTTGGTTGGAATATAGATGTTGGGTGTTGAGCCCAGGGTGA